The Psychrobacter sp. 28M-43 genome segment AAGACCGAAACAGTGGTATTGACTTCAGGAACTTTCTTGGGCGGCGTTATCCATATTGGTTTAGAGAACTCAAAGGGTGGCCGCGCAGGGGATCAGCCTTCTATCAAATTGGCAGATCGTTTACGTGAGCTTAAGCTGCCAGTTGGTCGTCTAAAGACAGGTACGCCAGCTCGTATCGATGCGCGTAGTGTTGATTTCAGTGTAATGACGGTACAGCCGGGTGATACGCCATTGCCAGTGATGAGCTATATGGGTGATGTCTCTATGCACCCTGAGCAAGTTAACTGCTATATCACGCATACCAATGCGCGTACTCATGACATTATTCGTGAAAACCTTGACCGTTCACCAATGTTCTCTGGCAAAATCGAAGGCGTGGGCCCACGTTATTGCCCATCGATTGAAGACAAAATCCATCGTTTTGCGGATAAAGACAGCCATCAGATTTTCATCGAGCCAGAAGGTCTGACCACGCATGAGCTATATCCAAATGGTATCTCGACCAGTTTGCCATTCGATGTGCAGTTAGACTTCATTCATAGTATGAAAGGCTTAGAAAATGCCCATATTACTCGTCCAGGTTATGCGATTGAGTATGATTACTTTGATCCACAAAACCTCAAGCCAACGCTAGAGACCAAGTCTATCGATCGTCTGTACTTTGCTGGTCAAATTAATGGTACGACGGGCTATGAAGAAGCAGGCGTACAAGGTTTGCTTGCCGGTACCAATGCGGCATTGGTCACTACTAATAATAGCGAGTTTGACACATGGACACCGCGCCGCGATGAAGCGTATCTCGGTGTGCTTGTCGATGACTTGATTACCCACGGTACTACCGAGCCGTATCGTATGTTTACAAGCCGTGCAGAATATCGTTTATTGCTACGTGAAGACAATGCCGATCAGCGTTTGACTGAGACTGGTCGTAAGCTAGGTCTGGTAGACGATGTACGCTGGCAAGCCTATCAAGAGAAAATGGAAGCCATTGCGACAGAAACTTCACGCCTAAAAGATATGTGGGCCACGCCTGCTAATGCATTAGGTAAGCAAGTGACTGAGCAAACAGGTGAAGTGCTGTCTAAAGAGTCGACTGCCTTCGATTTGCTAAAGCGTCCGCAAATACATTTTGCTGATATTGCGGCTATCACTGACTCAACTGTCGATGCACAAGTGGGTGAGCAGATAGAGATTTCTGTCAAATATGCCGGCTATATCGATCGTCAACAAGAAGATATCGATCAAATGAAGCGACTAGAAAATACGGCGCTACCGTTAGACTTTGATTATAGTATCGTGTCAGGTCTATCAAATGAGATAGTACAAAAACTTACGCAAGTTCGTCCTGCGACGCTAGCCCAAGCGGGACGCGTAAGCGGTGTAACCCCTGCTGCCATTCAGTTGTTGGCAATGACGGTTAAAAAGCATAAAAAAGCAAAAGCGGCATTGGATTCATAATAGCTATGCAATAAAGCCTTTTATAATAAAGCACTTATAGTATAAAAAGCCCGTAACGACATTTCGTTACGGGCTTTTGTTTATCAAAAAAACTGTCAGTTTTAAAAGAAAGTCACATGTAACCTTGTCCTACTTACTACTTTGTCTCTATACTAGGTCAGTAAATTTTCTTAATACTTGTTAATTTGTCTCGCTGATGTCCATATATTCATGGGCTTGTCACCGAACTGAGTCTACTTATGATTGATGCTATTGTTTTTGCTATTACTATTGTCTTACCCAACCTTGCCTTAATGTGGTTGGGTTTTTTTATGCAACGACGTGGTGAAGCAAGCCAAACTTTTATCGATCAGGCATCAAGTTTTGTCTTTAATTATTGCTTGCCGTGCTTATTGTTTTTTAGCGTGGTTGATAGCGACGTCGATTATGGTAAGCAAATTACGCTTATCCTTGTTGGTATCTTGGTGACGTTTATATTATTTATTGGCGCAGAGTTTTACGCCAAACGCTTCGTCAAGCGTCCTGAAGACCAAGGCGTGTTTGTACAAGGCGTATTCCGTAGCAACATGGCCATCATTGGCCTTGCAACCGTGGCCAACGCTTACGGCGCACAAGGATTAAGTATCGGTGCTGTCTATATGGGCGTGGTGACGATACTGTTTAATATTTTGGCGGTCATTACCTTGAGCCGCGTATCCAAAAGCGTGGATGACACATGGATTAGTCGCGGTACAATGATTGTGAAAAAGTTACTGACCAATCCTCTAATTTTGGCATTGGTTGGCGCATTCGTCTACAAAGCACTACCATTACCACCGCTTACTGGGGTGATTCATACCACTGGCGACTTATTAGCAGCGGTGGCTCTGCCGCTAGCACTAATCTGTGCAGGTGCTAGTATTAACCTAAAGTCTATGTTGCATCCTTCTGGCTTATCCATGCAAGCAAGCATTGGGCGAATTGTCATTGCACCATTGATTGCTATCGCTGTTGGGCTCGGGTTCGGGTTGTCAGGGGTGCATATGGGGGTGTTGTTTTTGATGGTGGCATCACCAACAGCTGCAGCCAGCTATGTCATGGCAAAAGCAATGGGTGGCAATGATGTATTGGCGGCTAATATTTTGGCATTTACCACTGTTGTCGGCATGTTCGGTATGGCGATTGGGGCAGCGACGTTACGTGCGCTTGGATTGATGTAATGCAGATTTTGTACTATTTTTTAAATAAGTAAGTACTTTCGCTTTATCTAACTTTGATAGCCTTAAAAAAGCCCTCTTTTCAAATAAGAAAAGAGGGCTTTTTGTATTAATCTAGCGTTCACTATTACGCTTGTCTTCACGGCGCTGCTTGCGCTTTGGGCTAGTACGGTAGGTCAAATAACCACCGATAGCCATAACTGCAAGAAAGGCAATGATATACATAAATATTGATGAGCCAATCATGAGCGATGCACCGATAATGGGAGTTGCTTCCATGTCAAAAATCCAGTTAAGGTTCATCAATAATTATGCAAGTGTCTCATTTCATTGTAAAGTAAATAAGTTTAGCTCCGGTGTAAGTTCAAGTGAACGGATACGGGCAGCTTGGTCATATATATTGGCCGTCACAATCAGCTCATCTGGCTGATAGGTTGCCAAAAACGCAGCGAGTCTTGGTTTGACCGTGTCAACAGAGCCAATGAATGATACTGACAATGCGTTATCTACCATCATTTTCTCTGCTTGACTCCAGATACTGTCCATGTCGTGAGTAGGCTTAGGCATTTGACCTGTTTCGCCACGACGCAGACGTACAAAGCTCTGCTGTGCTGAGGTAAA includes the following:
- the mnmG gene encoding tRNA uridine-5-carboxymethylaminomethyl(34) synthesis enzyme MnmG, coding for MQYPKHYDVIVIGGGHAGTEAALAAARMGAQTLLLTHNIETLGQMSCNPAIGGIGKSHLVREIDALGGAMALATDKAGIQFRVLNSRKGAAVRATRAQADRILYKAAIRHTLENQPNLDIFQQAADDILVENGRATAVVTSTGIVFKTETVVLTSGTFLGGVIHIGLENSKGGRAGDQPSIKLADRLRELKLPVGRLKTGTPARIDARSVDFSVMTVQPGDTPLPVMSYMGDVSMHPEQVNCYITHTNARTHDIIRENLDRSPMFSGKIEGVGPRYCPSIEDKIHRFADKDSHQIFIEPEGLTTHELYPNGISTSLPFDVQLDFIHSMKGLENAHITRPGYAIEYDYFDPQNLKPTLETKSIDRLYFAGQINGTTGYEEAGVQGLLAGTNAALVTTNNSEFDTWTPRRDEAYLGVLVDDLITHGTTEPYRMFTSRAEYRLLLREDNADQRLTETGRKLGLVDDVRWQAYQEKMEAIATETSRLKDMWATPANALGKQVTEQTGEVLSKESTAFDLLKRPQIHFADIAAITDSTVDAQVGEQIEISVKYAGYIDRQQEDIDQMKRLENTALPLDFDYSIVSGLSNEIVQKLTQVRPATLAQAGRVSGVTPAAIQLLAMTVKKHKKAKAALDS
- a CDS encoding AEC family transporter; protein product: MIDAIVFAITIVLPNLALMWLGFFMQRRGEASQTFIDQASSFVFNYCLPCLLFFSVVDSDVDYGKQITLILVGILVTFILFIGAEFYAKRFVKRPEDQGVFVQGVFRSNMAIIGLATVANAYGAQGLSIGAVYMGVVTILFNILAVITLSRVSKSVDDTWISRGTMIVKKLLTNPLILALVGAFVYKALPLPPLTGVIHTTGDLLAAVALPLALICAGASINLKSMLHPSGLSMQASIGRIVIAPLIAIAVGLGFGLSGVHMGVLFLMVASPTAAASYVMAKAMGGNDVLAANILAFTTVVGMFGMAIGAATLRALGLM